A genomic stretch from Nocardia wallacei includes:
- a CDS encoding nitrate reductase subunit alpha, giving the protein MVQLDGELTDALIGTRRFFTRAEVSPDKRTLYQVGGRRADEFYRDRWAHDKVVRSTHGVNCTGSCSWKVYVKDGIITWETQQTDYPSVGPDRPEYEPRGCPRGAAFSWYTYSPTRVRYPYIRGALLEMYREAKARTGNPVDAWAAVVEDPEAARRYKSLRGRGGLVRATWDEATELIAAAHVHTIKTYGPDRIAGFSPIPAMSMVSFAAGSRFVSLLGGVMLSFYDWYADLPVAAPQVFGDQTDVPESGDWWDAGYLIMWGSNVPVTRTPDAHWMAEARYRGQKVIAVAPDYADNVKFADEWLAPHPGTDGALALAMGHVILREFFVDRTEPYFRDYVRHYTDLPFLVRLDADGDDYRPGKFLTAADLAEFADEEHAEFKTVLLDGSGKPLVPNGSLGFRYGDAGVGRWNLELGRADPLLTAYGEDSVAVLLSRFDALDGAAQPLRRGVPVRTVGGHLVTTVYDLMLAQYGVHRPGLPGDWPSGYDDAAQPGTPAWQETITGVPAAAAARIGREFAANAAESRGRSMIILGAGTNHWFHSDTIYRTFLALTTLTGCQGVNGGGWAHYVGQEKCRPVTGWAQVANALDWSRPPRQMIQTAYWYLHTDQFRYDPFAADTLAGAAAGGRLAGRTTADLIALSARLGWMPSYPTFDRNPLDLADDAAAAGVPVADHVVSELTAGRLRFACEDPDAPQNFPRVLSVWRSNLLGSSAKGDEYFLKHMLGAQSSLRAEQAPPEARPREVRWHDEAPVGKLDLLLTLDFRMTSTTLYSDVVLPAATWYEKYDLSTTDMHPFVHSFSPAIAPPWQARTDWDAFQGIGKAFSRLAFDHLGKRTDVVAAPLQHDTPDELANPHGVVRDWKAGECEPIPGRTMPKLIAVERDYPAVATKMAALGPLLDSLGAATKGVTFDVRHEVEYLIDKNGAVRGGLADGRPRLVRDIDACEAILALSGTTNGRLATQGFRTLERRTGTRLADLAAEHEGTRISFADTQSAPVPVLTSPEWSGSESGGRRYSPFTLNVERHKPWHTLTGRQHFYLDHDWMAELGEQLPVFRPPLNMTALFAEPTPGATGPHGLALRYLTPHSKWSIHSEYQDNLLMLSLSRGGPTIWMSDRDAAKIGVADNDWIEAVNRNGVVVARAVVSHRMPEGTVYMHHAQDRVVDVPIAETSGQRGGIHNSLTRLLIKPTHLIGGYAQLSYAFNYLGPTGNQRDEITVIRRRDQQVRY; this is encoded by the coding sequence ATGGTGCAACTGGACGGCGAACTCACCGACGCCCTGATCGGGACGCGCCGGTTCTTCACCCGGGCCGAGGTGTCACCGGACAAGCGGACGCTCTACCAGGTCGGCGGGCGCCGAGCCGACGAGTTCTACCGTGACCGCTGGGCACACGACAAGGTGGTGCGCTCCACGCACGGGGTCAACTGCACCGGATCCTGTTCCTGGAAGGTGTATGTCAAGGACGGCATCATCACCTGGGAGACCCAGCAGACCGACTATCCGTCGGTCGGCCCGGACCGTCCGGAATACGAGCCGCGCGGTTGCCCGCGGGGTGCGGCGTTCTCGTGGTACACCTACTCGCCGACCCGCGTGCGCTACCCGTACATCCGCGGCGCGCTGCTGGAGATGTACCGGGAAGCCAAGGCGCGCACGGGAAATCCGGTCGACGCGTGGGCCGCCGTCGTCGAGGATCCCGAGGCGGCGCGGCGGTACAAGAGCCTGCGCGGGCGCGGCGGACTGGTCCGCGCCACCTGGGACGAGGCCACCGAACTGATCGCCGCGGCGCACGTGCACACCATCAAGACCTACGGGCCGGACCGGATCGCGGGATTCTCCCCGATTCCGGCGATGTCGATGGTGTCGTTCGCGGCCGGATCGCGATTCGTATCGCTGCTGGGCGGGGTGATGCTGTCGTTCTACGACTGGTACGCCGACCTGCCGGTCGCCGCACCGCAGGTGTTCGGCGACCAGACCGACGTGCCGGAGTCCGGCGACTGGTGGGATGCCGGATATCTGATCATGTGGGGTTCCAACGTGCCGGTGACCCGCACCCCCGACGCGCACTGGATGGCCGAGGCGCGCTACCGCGGGCAGAAGGTGATCGCGGTCGCCCCCGACTACGCCGACAATGTGAAATTCGCCGACGAATGGCTGGCCCCGCACCCGGGCACCGACGGCGCGCTGGCCCTGGCGATGGGGCACGTCATCCTGCGCGAATTCTTCGTCGACCGCACCGAACCGTACTTCCGCGACTACGTGCGGCACTATACCGACCTGCCGTTCCTGGTGCGGCTCGACGCCGACGGCGACGACTACCGGCCCGGAAAGTTCCTCACCGCAGCCGATCTCGCGGAATTCGCCGACGAGGAACACGCCGAATTCAAGACGGTACTACTCGACGGCAGCGGAAAACCGCTGGTACCCAACGGATCTCTCGGATTCCGTTACGGTGACGCGGGCGTCGGGCGCTGGAATCTCGAACTGGGACGAGCCGATCCGCTACTGACCGCCTACGGAGAGGATTCCGTCGCGGTGCTGCTGTCGCGATTCGACGCCCTCGACGGCGCCGCCCAGCCACTCCGGCGTGGCGTGCCGGTCCGCACCGTCGGCGGCCATCTGGTCACCACCGTCTACGACCTGATGCTCGCCCAGTACGGCGTCCACCGCCCGGGGCTGCCCGGCGACTGGCCGAGCGGTTACGACGACGCGGCGCAGCCGGGCACACCCGCCTGGCAGGAGACGATCACCGGCGTCCCGGCCGCGGCCGCCGCCCGGATCGGGCGCGAATTCGCCGCTAACGCGGCCGAATCCCGTGGCCGGTCGATGATCATCCTCGGCGCGGGCACCAACCACTGGTTCCACTCCGACACCATCTACCGCACCTTCCTGGCGCTGACCACCCTCACCGGCTGCCAGGGCGTGAACGGCGGCGGCTGGGCCCACTACGTCGGGCAGGAGAAGTGCCGCCCGGTCACCGGGTGGGCACAGGTCGCGAACGCGCTGGACTGGTCGCGCCCGCCCCGGCAGATGATCCAGACCGCCTACTGGTACCTGCACACCGACCAGTTCCGCTACGACCCGTTCGCCGCCGACACCCTCGCCGGCGCCGCGGCGGGCGGACGGCTCGCGGGCAGGACCACCGCCGACCTGATCGCGCTGTCGGCACGGCTGGGCTGGATGCCGTCCTACCCGACCTTCGACCGCAACCCGCTGGACCTGGCCGACGACGCCGCGGCAGCGGGCGTGCCGGTCGCCGACCACGTGGTGTCCGAATTGACCGCCGGCCGACTGCGATTCGCGTGCGAGGACCCCGACGCGCCGCAGAACTTCCCGCGCGTGCTCAGCGTGTGGCGGTCGAATCTGCTGGGTTCGTCGGCGAAGGGGGACGAGTACTTCCTGAAACATATGCTCGGCGCGCAGTCGTCGCTGCGCGCGGAGCAGGCGCCGCCGGAGGCCCGCCCGCGCGAGGTGCGATGGCACGACGAGGCGCCGGTCGGCAAGCTGGATCTGCTGCTGACCCTGGACTTCCGGATGACCAGCACCACGCTGTACTCCGATGTGGTGCTGCCCGCGGCGACCTGGTACGAGAAGTACGATCTGTCGACCACCGACATGCATCCCTTCGTGCACTCGTTCTCCCCGGCGATCGCCCCGCCCTGGCAGGCCCGCACGGACTGGGACGCCTTCCAGGGCATCGGGAAAGCGTTCAGCCGCTTGGCCTTCGACCATCTCGGCAAGCGCACCGACGTGGTGGCGGCGCCGCTGCAGCACGACACCCCCGACGAGCTGGCCAACCCGCACGGCGTGGTCCGGGACTGGAAAGCCGGTGAGTGTGAACCGATTCCGGGCCGGACCATGCCGAAGCTGATCGCCGTGGAGCGCGACTACCCGGCGGTGGCCACGAAGATGGCGGCGCTGGGCCCGCTGCTGGATTCGCTGGGCGCCGCCACCAAGGGCGTCACCTTCGATGTGCGGCACGAGGTCGAATACCTGATCGACAAGAACGGCGCCGTGCGTGGCGGTCTCGCCGACGGCCGCCCCCGCCTGGTACGCGACATCGACGCCTGCGAGGCGATCCTGGCCCTGTCCGGCACCACCAACGGCCGCCTGGCCACGCAGGGCTTCCGAACCTTGGAGCGGCGCACGGGCACCCGGCTCGCGGACCTGGCCGCCGAGCACGAGGGCACCCGGATCTCCTTCGCCGACACCCAGTCCGCGCCGGTGCCGGTGCTCACCTCGCCCGAGTGGTCGGGCTCGGAGTCCGGCGGCCGCCGCTATTCGCCGTTCACGCTCAACGTGGAGCGGCACAAGCCCTGGCACACCCTGACCGGACGCCAGCACTTCTACCTCGATCACGACTGGATGGCCGAGCTGGGGGAGCAGCTCCCGGTGTTCCGCCCGCCGCTGAACATGACCGCGCTGTTCGCCGAGCCCACGCCCGGCGCGACCGGACCGCACGGGCTGGCCCTGCGCTACCTGACCCCGCACTCGAAGTGGTCGATCCACTCCGAGTACCAGGACAACTTGCTCATGTTGAGCTTGTCCCGCGGCGGCCCCACCATCTGGATGTCCGATCGCGACGCAGCGAAAATCGGTGTCGCGGACAATGATTGGATCGAGGCGGTGAACCGCAACGGGGTGGTGGTGGCGCGGGCGGTCGTATCACACCGGATGCCCGAGGGCACCGTGTACATGCACCACGCCCAGGATCGAGTGGTGGACGTGCCGATCGCGGAGACCTCCGGGCAGCGCGGCGGCATCCACAACTCGCTGACCCGGCTGCTGATCAAACCCACCCACCTCATCGGCGGCTACGCCCAATTGTCCTACGCCTTCAACTATCTCGGCCCCACCGGCAATCAGCGCGACGAGATCACCGTCATCCGCCGCCGCGACCAGCAGGTGCGGTATTGA
- a CDS encoding DUF308 domain-containing protein, whose protein sequence is MPTLRLAGRTDMFAGDAWPVALAIGMGSSVLGVMILVWPGKSAPVAGALFGACLVLSALWQLTVAFRARIAGGLRLLEFATALLALLLATWCLQSGDWPSVLALAVGMGWVAHGVVQAVVAVWTDDMPHGGRFERYGVLVVAAGVLLMIWPIETLPALSFPVGLGQIALGAIQIQAAVRLDRAAAQERAVGIHGLLRTEPKTG, encoded by the coding sequence ATGCCCACTCTCCGACTCGCGGGGCGTACGGATATGTTCGCCGGCGATGCGTGGCCGGTGGCGCTGGCGATCGGCATGGGATCGTCGGTGCTGGGGGTGATGATTCTGGTCTGGCCCGGCAAATCGGCGCCGGTGGCCGGGGCGCTGTTCGGGGCCTGCCTGGTGCTGTCGGCGCTGTGGCAGCTCACGGTGGCGTTCCGGGCGCGCATCGCGGGCGGACTGCGGTTGCTCGAATTCGCTACGGCGCTGCTGGCGCTGCTGCTGGCGACGTGGTGCCTGCAGAGCGGGGACTGGCCGTCGGTGCTGGCGCTGGCGGTCGGCATGGGCTGGGTCGCGCACGGTGTCGTGCAGGCCGTCGTGGCGGTCTGGACCGACGACATGCCGCACGGCGGGCGCTTCGAGCGCTACGGTGTGCTCGTCGTGGCGGCCGGGGTGCTGCTGATGATCTGGCCCATCGAAACCCTCCCCGCGCTGTCGTTTCCGGTCGGACTGGGCCAGATCGCCTTGGGCGCCATCCAGATTCAGGCGGCGGTACGCCTGGACCGGGCGGCAGCTCAGGAGCGCGCCGTCGGCATTCACGGCTTGCTGCGCACCGAGCCGAAGACCGGCTGA
- a CDS encoding serine hydrolase domain-containing protein, whose product MRSSLLLLGVAALAVAGCSADTATESTSSPVPAARVEAVRGDLDELIRAGAVGVIATVTDNGRSVTLTAGAANAETGQPIPAEPPQHVRVGSIAKSFVAAIVLQLADAGRVDLDAPVDTYLPGVLTGDGIDGRVITVRQLLQHRSGLPELTENPEIDEDLAARTGRTFTPGEEIAIALRRSADFVPGSRYEYSNTNFIVAAMVVERVTGRAYTDELRDRILHPLRLTGTYLPPAGELDLRDPHPHGYAEVDGRRVDASRIEPSVPWAAGGLVSTGADLNRFYSELAAGRVVPPARLRQMLDGGPTGPEGPNYGLGVMYGPLPCGAEFVGHFGGIHGFLAISGATREGRALTVSITGGLPEERIDPNRLLAHGLCR is encoded by the coding sequence ATGCGTTCGAGTCTGCTGCTGCTCGGGGTCGCGGCACTGGCCGTGGCCGGTTGTTCCGCCGACACCGCCACCGAGTCCACATCCTCCCCCGTACCCGCAGCTCGCGTCGAGGCCGTCCGTGGCGATCTGGACGAATTGATCCGTGCGGGGGCGGTCGGGGTGATCGCCACCGTGACCGACAACGGACGGTCGGTGACGCTCACCGCGGGCGCCGCGAATGCCGAGACCGGCCAACCCATTCCGGCCGAGCCGCCGCAGCACGTGCGGGTCGGCAGCATCGCGAAGTCGTTCGTCGCCGCCATCGTGCTGCAGCTGGCCGACGCCGGGCGCGTCGATCTCGACGCACCGGTCGACACCTACCTGCCCGGTGTGCTCACCGGCGACGGTATCGACGGCCGGGTCATCACCGTGCGCCAGCTCCTCCAGCACCGCAGCGGGCTGCCCGAATTGACCGAGAATCCGGAGATCGACGAGGACCTGGCAGCGCGGACCGGGCGCACCTTCACGCCCGGCGAGGAGATAGCCATCGCATTGCGGCGGTCGGCCGATTTCGTGCCCGGCAGCCGATACGAATACAGCAATACCAATTTCATCGTCGCCGCGATGGTGGTCGAGCGCGTGACCGGGCGCGCTTACACCGACGAATTGCGTGACCGGATCCTGCATCCGCTGCGGTTGACCGGAACGTATCTGCCGCCCGCCGGGGAGCTGGACCTGCGCGATCCGCATCCGCACGGCTACGCCGAGGTCGACGGCCGACGTGTCGACGCCTCGCGGATCGAACCGTCGGTGCCGTGGGCGGCGGGCGGTCTGGTGTCCACGGGCGCCGATCTGAATCGCTTCTACTCCGAACTGGCCGCCGGACGGGTGGTGCCGCCCGCCCGGCTGCGGCAGATGCTCGACGGCGGGCCCACCGGTCCCGAGGGGCCGAACTACGGGCTCGGCGTCATGTACGGCCCGCTGCCGTGCGGCGCGGAATTCGTCGGGCACTTCGGCGGGATCCACGGCTTCCTGGCGATCTCGGGAGCGACGCGGGAGGGCCGCGCGCTCACGGTGTCGATCACCGGTGGTCTGCCCGAGGAGAGGATCGATCCGAACCGCCTGCTGGCGCACGGCCTGTGCCGATGA
- a CDS encoding cytochrome P450: MTSTYPPGPRLPRAIQTVLYTRRRGAYVSALARRYGDVFTVRMVPPYAERLVVFSRPEHIREIFAGDPADLHAGEGNRVLGAIMGEHSLLLTDEAEHARARRLLMPAFTGSALRGYRSLVEAITKAQVDSWSTGTPLPTLDRMNQLTLEVIMQVVFGMTDKHRRDELAPLLRHIIDINPIVFFGWKYPRLQRFGPWKRFRDNQNAIDELLYAEITRRRGHPDLDQRADVLSRLLAVGSGADPADAALTDAELRDQLITLLLAGHETTASALSWAFHELAADPVAQDLARRAAAEGDDKYLEAVLKEAMRLRPVIGGAVRRLTRDVTIAGLDLPRGTVVSTSIVLAHQRPDNYPDAARFRPGRFLDGSVAAHTWLPFGGGVRRCIGAGFSLMEGTVVLREVLSRYTLALPPGATTERGRIRNITNVPAGGAPVVLTAVDGRQSAPAR, translated from the coding sequence GTGACCAGCACGTACCCGCCGGGCCCTCGGCTTCCCAGGGCGATTCAGACCGTGCTGTACACCCGGCGGCGCGGCGCGTACGTGTCGGCTCTGGCCCGCCGCTACGGCGACGTCTTCACGGTGCGGATGGTGCCGCCCTACGCCGAGCGGCTGGTAGTGTTCTCGCGGCCGGAGCACATCCGGGAGATCTTCGCGGGTGATCCGGCGGATCTGCATGCGGGCGAGGGCAATCGGGTGCTCGGCGCGATCATGGGCGAACACTCGCTGCTGCTGACCGACGAGGCCGAGCACGCTCGCGCGCGGCGGCTGCTGATGCCCGCCTTCACCGGGTCGGCGCTGCGCGGCTACCGGTCCCTCGTGGAAGCCATCACCAAAGCCCAGGTCGACAGCTGGTCCACCGGGACGCCGCTGCCCACCCTGGACCGGATGAACCAGCTCACCCTCGAGGTGATCATGCAGGTGGTGTTCGGGATGACCGATAAGCACCGGCGCGACGAACTGGCACCGCTGCTGCGCCACATCATCGACATCAACCCGATCGTGTTCTTCGGCTGGAAATATCCGCGGCTGCAGCGCTTCGGGCCGTGGAAACGCTTCCGCGACAACCAGAACGCCATCGACGAACTGCTCTACGCCGAGATCACCCGCCGCCGCGGGCATCCCGATCTGGACCAGCGGGCGGATGTGCTGTCCCGGCTGCTCGCGGTCGGTTCCGGTGCCGACCCGGCCGACGCCGCACTCACCGACGCCGAGCTGCGTGACCAGCTCATCACCCTGCTGCTGGCCGGGCACGAGACGACCGCCTCGGCGCTGTCGTGGGCATTTCACGAACTCGCCGCCGACCCGGTGGCACAGGACCTGGCGCGCCGGGCGGCCGCCGAGGGCGACGACAAGTACCTGGAAGCGGTGCTGAAGGAGGCGATGCGGCTGCGCCCGGTCATCGGCGGCGCGGTGCGGCGACTCACCCGCGACGTGACCATCGCCGGGCTGGACCTGCCGCGCGGTACCGTCGTGTCCACCTCCATCGTGCTGGCGCATCAACGGCCCGACAACTATCCCGACGCCGCCCGCTTCCGCCCCGGCCGCTTCCTCGACGGCAGCGTCGCCGCCCACACCTGGCTCCCGTTCGGCGGCGGTGTGCGCCGCTGCATCGGCGCCGGCTTCTCCCTCATGGAAGGCACCGTCGTGCTGCGCGAGGTGCTGTCGCGCTACACCCTCGCCCTGCCGCCCGGCGCCACTACCGAGCGCGGCCGAATCCGCAATATCACCAACGTCCCGGCCGGCGGCGCCCCGGTCGTGCTGACCGCGGTCGACGGTCGGCAGAGCGCGCCCGCTAGGTGA
- a CDS encoding SDR family NAD(P)-dependent oxidoreductase, whose amino-acid sequence MTGASRGIGRAIATAFAEGGDRVAVHYSSRRDEAERTRASLPGDGHVVVGGDIGTPAGAQALVDTVVAALGTVHVLVNNAAINLPHPLPTTNFEDWQRIWRQTVDVNLLGTAHVSYGVARHMIERGVAGRIVNVGSRGAFRGEPDHPAYGATKAAVQALGQSLAVSLAPHGIAVASVAPGFVATERVAHRVTDQVRAQSPFGRVAEPGEIAAAVRYLASPEAAWSSGAVLDVNGASYLH is encoded by the coding sequence GTGACAGGAGCTTCTCGGGGAATCGGGCGGGCGATCGCTACGGCCTTCGCCGAGGGTGGTGACCGAGTCGCGGTGCACTATTCGTCGCGCCGGGACGAAGCCGAGCGGACGCGGGCGAGTCTGCCGGGCGACGGCCATGTGGTCGTCGGTGGTGACATCGGGACACCGGCCGGAGCACAGGCCCTCGTCGACACCGTCGTGGCCGCGCTGGGGACCGTGCACGTGCTGGTGAACAACGCCGCGATCAACCTCCCGCATCCGCTGCCGACGACGAATTTCGAAGACTGGCAACGAATCTGGCGCCAGACGGTGGACGTCAACCTCCTGGGCACCGCGCACGTGTCCTACGGCGTGGCCCGCCACATGATCGAGCGGGGGGTAGCGGGACGCATCGTGAACGTCGGTTCGCGCGGTGCGTTCCGGGGCGAGCCGGACCATCCCGCATACGGTGCGACCAAGGCGGCGGTGCAGGCCCTCGGCCAGTCGCTTGCCGTCTCGCTGGCACCGCACGGCATCGCGGTGGCATCGGTCGCGCCGGGATTCGTCGCGACCGAGCGAGTCGCCCACCGCGTCACCGACCAGGTGCGGGCGCAGAGCCCGTTCGGCCGGGTCGCCGAGCCGGGCGAGATCGCAGCGGCCGTCCGCTACCTCGCCTCGCCCGAGGCGGCCTGGAGTTCCGGCGCCGTGCTGGACGTGAACGGCGCCTCGTATTTGCACTGA
- a CDS encoding esterase-like activity of phytase family protein — protein sequence MARSGYALLFTLCAFASAAVPAHADPEAPGVRLLGEQVVPHRLEFRGTTVGGLSGIDYSARSGEYVLISDDRSARNPARFYTARIPVDGNGVGPVEFTATRPLRMPDGGMYPMGDVDPEDIRVDPWTGDYVWSQEGERAGTVLTDPSIRVAHPDGGFAAELPIPDSERMRPDSGPRTNAVLEGLTFAAGGALIVSSVEGPLLQDGPNPTATSGGLTRITVQARTGPLLAQYAYPLDPVFAEGRGTNGIAAILAADPVEPTKYLVLERSYVEGVGNRIRIYDTDFAGATNVLDAPLEQARPVGKRLLVDLAEFGLTEIDNIEGMTWGPRLPSGERTLVLVSDDNFSGDQITQVVALAVR from the coding sequence GTGGCTCGGTCGGGATATGCGTTGTTGTTCACGTTGTGCGCCTTTGCCTCCGCTGCCGTTCCCGCGCACGCCGATCCGGAGGCGCCGGGGGTGCGATTGCTCGGTGAGCAGGTGGTACCGCACAGGCTGGAGTTCAGGGGAACCACGGTGGGTGGGTTGTCGGGTATCGACTACTCCGCACGGTCCGGGGAGTATGTGCTGATCAGCGATGACCGGTCGGCGAGGAATCCGGCACGGTTCTACACGGCGCGAATTCCGGTGGACGGCAACGGCGTGGGCCCGGTCGAGTTCACCGCCACTCGTCCGCTCCGGATGCCCGACGGTGGCATGTACCCGATGGGCGATGTCGATCCCGAGGACATCCGGGTCGATCCCTGGACCGGTGACTACGTGTGGAGTCAAGAGGGTGAGCGCGCCGGTACCGTGCTCACCGACCCTTCGATCCGGGTCGCCCACCCCGACGGCGGCTTCGCCGCGGAGCTGCCGATTCCGGACAGCGAACGCATGCGGCCGGATTCGGGCCCGCGAACCAACGCCGTGCTCGAGGGCCTCACCTTCGCGGCGGGCGGTGCGCTGATCGTGAGTTCGGTGGAGGGTCCGCTGCTGCAGGACGGTCCGAACCCAACGGCGACCTCCGGCGGGCTCACTCGGATCACGGTGCAGGCGCGCACCGGTCCGCTGCTCGCGCAGTACGCCTACCCCTTGGACCCGGTCTTCGCCGAGGGGCGCGGCACCAACGGCATCGCCGCGATCCTCGCCGCCGACCCGGTCGAGCCGACGAAATACCTTGTGCTGGAACGCTCCTACGTCGAGGGTGTCGGCAACAGGATCCGCATCTACGACACGGACTTCGCCGGGGCCACCAATGTTCTCGACGCGCCGCTGGAGCAGGCCCGCCCCGTCGGCAAGCGGCTGCTCGTCGATCTCGCCGAATTCGGGCTCACCGAGATCGACAATATCGAGGGCATGACGTGGGGACCGCGGCTTCCCTCCGGCGAGCGCACGCTGGTCCTGGTCAGCGACGACAACTTCTCCGGCGACCAGATCACGCAAGTTGTCGCGCTCGCCGTGCGCTGA
- a CDS encoding TetR/AcrR family transcriptional regulator C-terminal domain-containing protein: MARDSLTREQIVRTTIELLDEEGLDGLNMRSLGKRLDAAATAMYWHVQNKDNLVRLATDEVWGEIDLPDPSDVDWRTAAETTATGMYAMITRHPWVVQAQAGYLLYGPNISRHHEHVLGVYEKAGFDEAEADRAAAAVFMFVLGNAVGASADIAVKRRLAHSGDDAEVRLAAAMSEATDIAARHPRLRSRIERAAATEHNAAPAASFEFGLAALLDGLRERVENRTATA, encoded by the coding sequence ATGGCGCGCGACAGCCTCACCCGCGAACAGATCGTCCGGACCACCATCGAACTCCTCGACGAGGAGGGGCTGGACGGGCTCAATATGCGCAGCCTCGGCAAACGCCTCGACGCGGCGGCGACCGCGATGTACTGGCACGTCCAGAACAAGGACAATCTGGTCCGATTGGCGACCGACGAGGTCTGGGGCGAGATCGACCTGCCCGATCCGAGCGACGTGGATTGGCGCACCGCCGCCGAGACCACCGCCACCGGCATGTACGCGATGATCACCCGGCACCCGTGGGTCGTGCAGGCGCAGGCGGGGTATCTGCTGTACGGCCCCAACATTTCTCGTCATCACGAGCATGTGCTCGGCGTTTACGAGAAAGCCGGTTTCGACGAGGCGGAGGCCGATCGGGCCGCCGCCGCGGTGTTCATGTTCGTGCTCGGCAATGCCGTCGGCGCGTCCGCCGATATCGCCGTCAAGCGACGGCTCGCCCACAGCGGTGACGACGCGGAAGTTCGACTCGCCGCGGCGATGTCGGAGGCGACCGACATCGCCGCGCGACACCCGCGCCTGCGCAGCCGTATCGAACGCGCCGCGGCCACCGAGCACAACGCCGCCCCGGCGGCCAGCTTCGAATTCGGGCTCGCCGCACTACTGGACGGGCTGCGGGAGCGGGTCGAGAATCGTACCGCGACGGCCTAG
- a CDS encoding S8 family peptidase: MTSAHRNSSSERSASTGDLRSPHELIVVTHGTAAPIDYVSLDATRSAEDRLAALLPDDLALVRIFGAGDRLQYSLYGTPAEPTGAQFLNYFAVHGADQVPTADLRTLAERLRADDAVAAAYVKPPAEPPVDARVSVVRAQSDAPPVTPEFTVRQGYLDAAPNGIDARWAWTRPGGRGTGVRVVDVEGAWRFTHEDLRENQGGVIGGVPSTDLGWRDHGTAVAGVISGDVNAFGITGIAPEASIRAVSFFGPGSASAIRTAADALTAGDIILLELHRPGPRFDYAGRPDQRGYIAIEWWPDDHAAIRYAVDRGVVVVEAGGNGGEDLDDPVYDTCPADFPQSWRNPFRGGAADSGAVLVGAGAPPPGTHGRDHGPGRSRLPFSNFGARFDVQGWGREVTTTGYGDLQGGGNEDYWYTDVFSGTSSAAPIVVGAVASRQGAAAATGTRLTPAQIRTELRDTGSPQTDAPNRPASQRIGTLPNLRALIAGD, from the coding sequence ATGACATCGGCACACCGGAACAGCAGTTCGGAGCGATCGGCGTCGACCGGTGACCTGCGCTCGCCGCACGAGCTGATCGTGGTCACCCACGGCACCGCCGCGCCCATCGATTACGTCTCCTTGGACGCCACCCGCTCGGCCGAAGACCGCTTGGCCGCACTGCTTCCCGACGATCTGGCACTCGTCCGGATCTTCGGTGCCGGTGACCGCCTGCAGTACAGCCTGTACGGAACACCGGCGGAGCCGACCGGCGCTCAGTTCCTGAACTACTTCGCCGTCCACGGCGCCGACCAGGTACCGACCGCGGACCTGAGAACACTGGCCGAACGCTTGCGCGCCGACGACGCGGTGGCGGCCGCCTACGTGAAACCACCGGCCGAACCCCCGGTCGATGCCCGAGTCTCGGTGGTGCGCGCGCAATCCGACGCTCCGCCGGTGACACCCGAATTCACCGTCCGGCAGGGCTACCTCGATGCCGCGCCGAACGGTATCGACGCGCGCTGGGCCTGGACGCGGCCGGGCGGTCGCGGCACGGGTGTGCGCGTGGTGGACGTGGAGGGTGCGTGGCGGTTCACCCATGAAGATCTGCGCGAGAATCAGGGCGGCGTGATCGGCGGCGTCCCGTCGACGGATCTGGGCTGGCGCGACCACGGCACCGCGGTGGCGGGCGTGATCAGCGGGGACGTCAACGCGTTCGGCATCACCGGGATCGCGCCCGAGGCCTCGATCCGGGCCGTGTCCTTCTTCGGCCCGGGCTCGGCGTCGGCGATCCGGACCGCCGCGGACGCGCTCACCGCGGGCGACATCATCCTGCTCGAATTGCACCGTCCCGGACCACGTTTCGACTATGCCGGCCGCCCGGATCAGCGCGGCTACATCGCCATCGAATGGTGGCCCGACGACCACGCGGCGATCCGCTACGCGGTGGACCGGGGTGTGGTCGTGGTGGAGGCCGGCGGCAACGGCGGCGAGGACCTGGACGACCCTGTGTACGACACGTGCCCGGCGGACTTCCCGCAATCGTGGCGCAACCCGTTCCGGGGTGGCGCCGCGGATTCCGGGGCGGTGCTGGTCGGCGCGGGCGCGCCGCCGCCGGGCACGCACGGCCGCGACCACGGCCCCGGACGATCGCGCCTGCCCTTCTCGAACTTCGGCGCCCGGTTCGACGTGCAGGGCTGGGGCCGCGAGGTGACCACCACGGGTTATGGCGACCTGCAGGGCGGCGGCAACGAAGACTACTGGTACACAGACGTTTTCAGCGGCACCTCCAGTGCCGCCCCGATCGTGGTCGGAGCCGTCGCGAGCCGGCAGGGCGCGGCCGCGGCGACCGGCACCCGGCTCACCCCCGCCCAAATCCGCACCGAGCTCCGCGACACCGGCTCACCCCAGACCGACGCACCGAACCGCCCCGCCTCCCAGCGGATCGGCACCCTCCCGAACCTCCGCGCCCTCATCGCCGGAGACTGA